CAGGAAAAATATAAAGATTCTCAACCATACATTCATGTGGTTTTAAGGAGGCCCAAACACTATACATCTCGCTTGAAATTAACTCATTATCTTCACTTGTTATTAACCACTGCATTGAAATTATATCCGAAAATTTGTCTTTTGCAAAATAACAACCATTGAATCCTTTCTTGTAAAATAAAAGTCTTGACAGAATTTCCTTTCTTTCTGTTTTTGAATATTTCTTTAACTTGGATAGAATTTTTTCCCAATCTTCTTGACTTGCCTTTTCAATAAAAACATCATTCCTTATCCGTTTTAAAGAAACAATTCTGGATAAGTTTATCTTCAAAAAGTAATAGTAATCAATTTTAAACATTCGTTTAGCTAATATTTTAAGAGCAGGAAATGGCCCAAGGTTATCGAGAACAAGGCTCAATATGCTTCGCTCGAAGTACATGGCGTTCTTTCCGGGCCGTACAGCCCATGCCGATAGCACCCATGTCAGAGATCCCGTGCACCATCCCTGAACTCGGAATGGTGACGCCATTTTTTTCGTATGATAACTACGCTGCTGTCCATCCGGAGGTCAGGGATGGATACCAGCTAAGTACGCTATTTCTAAGTGGTTTCTCAAGATAATAACGCGAGATGCGACCGTGTCAAGCAATGCAGGGGACACAAAGACAATAGCTGCGGGGAGTTGCACCATGCTGGCGTCGCATGTTGAAAGACGGTCAGGAAAGACAACCCGGGGTGAATCAGGAAAGCTCCTGCCTGTAAATGGGAAAGAAATGCAGATCGCAATGGCTATCGAGGGTATTGTTTTTCCAGATTGTTGTCAGTTGCCTGTATTTCGGTTCGTCGGCGATAATCCGGAGCGTGTAAAAATTGGAGTAGTTTTTAAAAAAACCCGATTTATAGCTGAAAAGAGAATCTTCCCGCCCACCGACCCCGCCGCCAAGGTGAAAAAACCTGGCGTTTTGGGCATTTGCCCAATTTCCGACATCGTACATAAGGAGCTTTGCCGGCGCGAATGAAGAAAATTCTGCAGCGGTTCCGCCCAGATGAAACTGCACGATACCATCTGTTTCGATAAAAATCGAAGCCGCCGCCAGTGCCCCCTGCGGCGAGTGCACGGACCACAAGTGCAGCCGGTTGCCGAGCGCCTGCCGGAGATCGTCAAAGTAATCCCTGGAGAAAAAATACTGCCGCGTTGCTCCGACCCGGCGCATGGTTTCGAGATAGACGCCTATGAAACCTTCCCACCATGCGAAGTCGTTATGCACGGAAACAAACCCGGATTTTTGCAATTTTTTGATATTTCTCCAGTGATTGCCGCTCAATCCGGACCAGATGTCATCCCTCCCCCCGCTCATTTCACCAAAAACCGTGCGTCCATGCATGACAAGTTCGCCGAAATCGGCCATGGTGGATAAAAAGTCCTGCAACAAGGGATGAATGCGCAAAAAAATTGCGACCGCCCCCTGGCTCCTGGCAATATCGAGAAAACCGGCGAAAAGTTCCCGGGCGTTGGGCGCATCCGTACCCCCGGAAAAAATCGGACCCGGGTAACCGTATGGGGAGATAAAATCGCATGCCATGCCCGTGCCGCCAAGATCTTTCGGCAGCGCCTGCCTGAGCACGGGAACCAGCAGTGCCATGCCATTGTTTTCTACATAGTACGCTCCGGGGGAGCCGCCTTCGTGTTTTGCCGCAAAACGGACATATTCCGGCAGGTGATAGCAATCATGAGACGCCGTTGTAAGAAAATCTCGCCACCTGCGATCCTCCGGCAGAATAAACTCAGCGTCCACTACCATCCCCTTCGCCTGTCAAACCAATGATCGGAAAATACCCTCGAGCTGCGCCGCCAGCCGGTCACGATTGAATTCCTGGTCCGCCGCGGCACGGGCCGCAGCACGGGCCTTGCACAAACGATCCGGATCGTGCAGAAATGCGTGAATCCGCCGGGCGGCCTCGTCTGGCTGCCGGGGGGGAACGACCAGCCCGGCTCCGGTACGGGCAAGGAACTCAGCCTGCCAGCCCGCATAGTTGATAACCACCGGCCGGCCGGCGGCAAGACAGTCGAAAAACTTGTTGGCGGAATTGTTCCACATCTGCGGCAGGTCGATAAAAGTCGACACGCCCAGGGCGGCGGCCCCCAGAACGTAGGGCATGAAATTTTTGGGAACCGGCGGCAACATCCAGAAATTTTTGTTCAAAACGCCGAGGGATGCGGCCTTTTCGGCAACCTTCTCTTCTTCCCTGCCATGCCCTACAACCAGAAAACAGATTTCGGAATCAAGCAGCGCCATTTCCCTGGCAATCTCGGCAAGATAATCGACCCCGTTAAGAAAACCGAAGGTTCCCGCATAGACTACCAGGCGCTTCTCCCGAAACATCGGATTTTGTTCGAGGAAAGGGTTGCCCTGCTGACTGTCAAAACGGAACAGGGATACATCGCAACTGTTCGGGATCACGGTAATTTTGTTTTCGGGGTAACCTGCAAGGGCGACACCACGGGCAATGCCCGGCGACAGGGCGATCACATGCGCGGCATGCCTGTAAGCGAACTGTTCAAGTTTTTCAGCCAGCCAGATGAGGACCGGATTTCGCAAGGCGCCGATGGCTATGGGCATTTCGGGCCACAAATCGCGAACTTCAAAGACCATCGGGCATCGATGCCAGAGTTTTGCGATCCATCCAGGAATGGCAATGGTCAGAGGCGTGCTGGTGGCAAAGACAAGATCCACCCGTTCTTCCCTGCAGATCTGAACCAGGCTGCGCAGGGAATATTCGAAAAACGCACGCAATCGCCTGTAAAAGGAGAAGCGGTTGGAATAGGGAACCGGCAAAACCTTCAGGGAAATACCATCGATGACGAGCTGTTTAAGGCCCTCGCCGACATGATATCCCGGCGGGAAGCCGCTGCTGCCCGTAACCAGGGTAACTTTATGCCCCGATTGCACCAGGCGCCGGGCCATTTCATAGGAGCGCGTCCCGGAAGCTCCATCGGGCGGCACAAAATATTGATGCAGATAAAGGATGTGCAAAATCGTACCCCCTATTCGCCCCGGGACTGCAACGATCCATGCTCAACAAGAGCCTGCCATCTGCGCAACTGCCACCTGATCTGCGTTTCGGCATTAAAGGCATCGGCGATGAACTGCCTCGCGTTAGCGGCAATGGTTTGCTGCAAAGCGGCATCTTCCAACAGACGGCAGACAACCAAAACGATCTGTTGCATGTCTTTCGGCACAACAAAGCCGGTTACCGTGTCCCGCACAAGCTCTTCAATCCCAGGCGTAGGCGTTACCACGCACACGCAGCCGCAGGCCATCGCCTCCTTGACAACATTTGGCAAACGCTCGGAAGGGTTTTGGCTGCAGAACAGAAAGACCCGGCTGGTGCTGAACTCGGCGAAAACCTGCGCATGCTTGACATGCCCCTTGAAAGTCACGGCCCTCTCCAGCCCGAAGCCCCGCACCTGTTTTTCGAGGTTGGCCCTTTCTGGTCCGTCACCGAGCAGAACAAGCTCCACGTCGGGGCATTGTCCATGAATGGCGGAAAAAGCCTCGATGAGAAACGCGAACCCTTTGCCACTGACCAGTCGACCGGCAGTGACAATCCGTAAAGGTCGATGATTATCGCGGCAGGAAGGCACCAGCGACAGATCGATACCCCGGTGCCACACCACAATTTTGCTGCCGGGAATGCCGGCATTTTCCAGCCTGTCAAGATTGCAGCGGGCATGCGTCCACACGACATCGGCTTTTGATGCAACCTGCCAGCTTCCGTTAAAAGCCGTCAGAAGATCGTAAGCCCCCAGAAACATGGAAAGGCGGATCCGTTGGCAGAACCTTTTGACCAGGAAACCGACCATCGCCGGGTAATGTCCCCAAAACAGATGCACAACATCGGGACGGGTCTTTTCAATCTGCGTAAAGACATCAAGGGTTCTCGGTAAAAGAAACAACGTTTTCAAAAAATGATTGATATTAAATCGTGAATTCTTAATACACCACAACAACAAAGGAATAGCAACTTGGGGGCGATGAAAAAACTGAAGAATCCCTTTTAAAATACTGAAAGAATTGGCTTTTGATATTTTTATATTTTCAAGACCGCGTTCGATTATTAACTGTTGATTGTTTGCAACCGACGGCCTTAAATTATAAACGTGGACTTCGCAATCCAATGAAGAAAGAACCCTCACATCGGAAGATGCAAATGCTTCGCTTGCTGCTGGAAATCGCATAAATATCATAGCAATTTTAATCATTCTGTATCGCTATTTTATCTCTGGTCTCGTTTATTTTTATCGTTGCAACAAGTGTTGAAAAAAGAATCCAATGTATTTTCGAATAATATGAAACCATTCCGAAATCATTCATAAGCAAAACAATCAATCCGGTCATCACCCAAAATATGATTTTATTTTGTTTTGTTATATTTTTAAATATTGATAAAAACAAAACAAAAAACATCCCATAGTAAAACAGAAATCCAATCAATCCATTATTGACAATAATCTCGGAAATATTGTTATGAGAATAGGTATTGAACCCGGAAACCAACCTGTATTGGTCAATGCCCCAACCCCAAAAGGGCCTTTGCCTCCAAAGATCAAATGCTCTCAATAACATAGCGGTGCGGACATCCATGCTCCCCTCGGAAACACTCCCCCCGGACAGCAATACAAACAGGTTTCTCATCCTGGAAAAATAAGGTGATTTTGCCAAAAAATAAATCAGGATCATTTCAATAATTGGAAACGAAAAAAGAACAAATATTTTCTGATTGATTTTTGAATAAATAAAAATATAAACAAAAATCATGATATTGATAAAAAATAGCAAGATAATACCTTTTCTGGATCCTGTATAATAAATAATATAATAGCCAAACCATAAAATAAGTAAAACACTTAAAATATTACGCAGCTTATTGAATTTTTTATTTTCCGTAATGATCTCATGAAAAGAAAAAATCATGCCGACAATGAGGGCTAAAGCAAATGCATTGGGATTTTGGAGTGTAGATCCAACACGGTCTACATTTCCGTATATCATCTCGCTTCCTTGTTGAAGGCTCACAATAAAGCAAGCATAGACACACCCCGAAATAACGGCGAGTTTTATGGCATCGAGTCCTTTTTTTATTACAACAATATCTGTTACTATAATCGATAATAGAAAAATCTGTACAACAGTCAAAAATCTCTCAAAGCCGCCAGGGTTAGAGATTAATCCAAATGAACATAAAAACAAAAATGCCATGAAAATTGTGTGATAGATTGTAAATCCAAAAATAACGAAATCTTTTCTTATCAACTTATCAACGACAAACCATACAGCGAGAAGCACTCCAGATAGATAAGATATAATAAAATTCTCACTATGAAACGAAAAGAGAATAACGCTTAATACATAAATAAATAATGGAAATTCTATATTGAATAATTTGTTTTTTATCATAGCCCAAAGAACCTTAAATATTGATTCACAATGCTGTCCTCTGCATATCTGGCGTGCCAATCAACGCCTTCATTCATGAGCAAATGACCATTTAAAATCTCAGCGATGCGCTCGGCCATTTCCTGGGGTTCTCCCACACGAACCAAAGCACCATACTTGCCTTCTTCCAGAATTTCAGCCGGACCAAAGGGGCAATCGGTGCTTACAACCTGACATCCACAGGCAAGAGCCTGGATGAGAGCATTTGGAAAACCTTCCCACCTCGATGACAGGACAAAAACCCCCGCTTTGCGCATGAACGAAAAGGGATCGAGAACAAAACCGGGCAGATCGACATGGTCACTTACGTCGAGAGCCTGTGCAACCTTCATCAAGGCCGCCCTGCGGGATCCCTCGCCCAGGATGATAAGCCTGCACGGCAGACGTTTCCTCACCTGCGAGAAGGCCTCGATCAGGGTTTCAAAATCTTTTTGCGCTTCCAGCCTGCCAACTCCAAGTATAACAGGGGGATTGCCTTCCTCCAGCCAGGCGTGAGGTGCGCAATTGTGCTGTTCCGGAAGGACTGCCGGCACGACCACCGGATTCGGAATAACCGCAATGTTCTGCGGCGGAATCCGAAAATTGGCCGTCAAATCGCTCTTTACGCCCCGGGACACCGCGATAATGCCATCGGCCGATGCATACAGGGTTTGGATCAAAAACCGAAAAGCACGTTCCCTAAGGTTTCGTCCCCGCAATTTCCGGGATACGGCATTGGATTCCCGTATAAAGACCGGATTTTTAATCCGGAAAAAAATTTTTAACAGCAGACAGAAAATGTTCGCGTACTGCAGCGTGGTAAAGACAACGGCATGCGGCCGGGCTTTGATAAAATGAAAGAATTTCCAAAAGGATCTCGACACCCGGCGCGTTCCGAGGTCATGCAACAACACCCCCTCAGGAACCTCAGCCAGGTAAGGACCTGACAGGCTGGAAACCACCAGATCAACATCGCACCCCGCGGATATAAAACCGTGAGCGAGGTTGAGCATGACCCTTTCAGCCCCTCCTCCCGTCAACGCGGGCAAGTAAACGATAATTCGCCTCGACTCTGTCTCCATGCATCGCATCTTTCCGGTTGGACTTTTTCAAAAACCGCAGCGCATGTTCTTGTTTCTGGCAAAAAGGCTGCATTTACGGAGCCAGCATCAAGTACGCGTAATTTTTCGCTGATATTCATCGACCATGCTTTCCAGAATGAGGTCCTGGGGATAGAGACTGCCTTCATGCCAGCCCAGGTTTTCATCCCACCAACCCGGACACCCTTTCACCCCACGCTCCGGAAAACAATAGCTCATCTCTGCTATGCGCGGTTGTCCGTCCCGGTCCCAGAGAAAATCGAAGGCCAGGCTTTGGGCACCGATCTTTCTTGCTGTTTCAAAAGCAATTTTTACGCAGCGCAAATCCACTTTGGCGGGGTCGTGAATAACAACACCGCTACCGCTGGCCCGAAAGTCATTTTCCCTGGTTTTTCGCATCACGCCAAAGGCTTTGCCACCCAAGATGGTCATTCGCAGATCGCAATCGTTTCCTGGCAGAAATTCCTGGAAATAGACATAGCCGATCTGCCTGGGAATCACCCGATTCGATGCTGCAATATGTTGCAGGGACTGCGGAATTCTTTTAATTTTTTCGAAAAGCATGCGTCGGTTTTTGATTGTTTTAATTTTGGTTTTTGTATCACTGAAATAGGAACCTCGTGGGATAAATCCATTGTGGAATGCTTTGGTACACAATTTTATGGCTTCTTTTTTATTTTTAACAAGGCTCACATTTACTGATGCCGAACCACACCTCAATTTAAATACTTTTGGAAATTCCGTCTCATTTATCCATTTAAGGGCTTTTTTCTTATCATAAAAAACCCATGTTTTTATAGTAGGAGCGGAAATACTTTCCAATAAATATTTTTGCCCTAGTTTATCATCGTAATGCCAGCATGTATTAAGGTTTGGATAATTTACAATGTTCATTTTATCAATTGAAGCAACGATCTGTCTTGCGGCCAGTTGGGATTCTGGATGTATCCATCGCCAATGCCACAGAAGTATGTCAAAATCGCGAAGCGTATCAATAATATCTGAATCAAAACAATCAACTATCTCGAAAACGAGTTTTTTTTCCTGGCAGTAGTCTATCCAG
This portion of the Syntrophotalea acetylenica genome encodes:
- a CDS encoding GNAT family N-acetyltransferase, with protein sequence MDAEFILPEDRRWRDFLTTASHDCYHLPEYVRFAAKHEGGSPGAYYVENNGMALLVPVLRQALPKDLGGTGMACDFISPYGYPGPIFSGGTDAPNARELFAGFLDIARSQGAVAIFLRIHPLLQDFLSTMADFGELVMHGRTVFGEMSGGRDDIWSGLSGNHWRNIKKLQKSGFVSVHNDFAWWEGFIGVYLETMRRVGATRQYFFSRDYFDDLRQALGNRLHLWSVHSPQGALAAASIFIETDGIVQFHLGGTAAEFSSFAPAKLLMYDVGNWANAQNARFFHLGGGVGGREDSLFSYKSGFFKNYSNFYTLRIIADEPKYRQLTTIWKNNTLDSHCDLHFFPIYRQELS
- a CDS encoding glycosyltransferase family 4 protein, which encodes MHILYLHQYFVPPDGASGTRSYEMARRLVQSGHKVTLVTGSSGFPPGYHVGEGLKQLVIDGISLKVLPVPYSNRFSFYRRLRAFFEYSLRSLVQICREERVDLVFATSTPLTIAIPGWIAKLWHRCPMVFEVRDLWPEMPIAIGALRNPVLIWLAEKLEQFAYRHAAHVIALSPGIARGVALAGYPENKITVIPNSCDVSLFRFDSQQGNPFLEQNPMFREKRLVVYAGTFGFLNGVDYLAEIAREMALLDSEICFLVVGHGREEEKVAEKAASLGVLNKNFWMLPPVPKNFMPYVLGAAALGVSTFIDLPQMWNNSANKFFDCLAAGRPVVINYAGWQAEFLARTGAGLVVPPRQPDEAARRIHAFLHDPDRLCKARAAARAAADQEFNRDRLAAQLEGIFRSLV
- a CDS encoding glycosyltransferase is translated as MIKIAMIFMRFPAASEAFASSDVRVLSSLDCEVHVYNLRPSVANNQQLIIERGLENIKISKANSFSILKGILQFFHRPQVAIPLLLWCIKNSRFNINHFLKTLFLLPRTLDVFTQIEKTRPDVVHLFWGHYPAMVGFLVKRFCQRIRLSMFLGAYDLLTAFNGSWQVASKADVVWTHARCNLDRLENAGIPGSKIVVWHRGIDLSLVPSCRDNHRPLRIVTAGRLVSGKGFAFLIEAFSAIHGQCPDVELVLLGDGPERANLEKQVRGFGLERAVTFKGHVKHAQVFAEFSTSRVFLFCSQNPSERLPNVVKEAMACGCVCVVTPTPGIEELVRDTVTGFVVPKDMQQIVLVVCRLLEDAALQQTIAANARQFIADAFNAETQIRWQLRRWQALVEHGSLQSRGE
- a CDS encoding O-antigen ligase family protein, which produces MARQICRGQHCESIFKVLWAMIKNKLFNIEFPLFIYVLSVILFSFHSENFIISYLSGVLLAVWFVVDKLIRKDFVIFGFTIYHTIFMAFLFLCSFGLISNPGGFERFLTVVQIFLLSIIVTDIVVIKKGLDAIKLAVISGCVYACFIVSLQQGSEMIYGNVDRVGSTLQNPNAFALALIVGMIFSFHEIITENKKFNKLRNILSVLLILWFGYYIIYYTGSRKGIILLFFINIMIFVYIFIYSKINQKIFVLFSFPIIEMILIYFLAKSPYFSRMRNLFVLLSGGSVSEGSMDVRTAMLLRAFDLWRQRPFWGWGIDQYRLVSGFNTYSHNNISEIIVNNGLIGFLFYYGMFFVLFLSIFKNITKQNKIIFWVMTGLIVLLMNDFGMVSYYSKIHWILFSTLVATIKINETRDKIAIQND
- a CDS encoding glycosyltransferase is translated as MRCMETESRRIIVYLPALTGGGAERVMLNLAHGFISAGCDVDLVVSSLSGPYLAEVPEGVLLHDLGTRRVSRSFWKFFHFIKARPHAVVFTTLQYANIFCLLLKIFFRIKNPVFIRESNAVSRKLRGRNLRERAFRFLIQTLYASADGIIAVSRGVKSDLTANFRIPPQNIAVIPNPVVVPAVLPEQHNCAPHAWLEEGNPPVILGVGRLEAQKDFETLIEAFSQVRKRLPCRLIILGEGSRRAALMKVAQALDVSDHVDLPGFVLDPFSFMRKAGVFVLSSRWEGFPNALIQALACGCQVVSTDCPFGPAEILEEGKYGALVRVGEPQEMAERIAEILNGHLLMNEGVDWHARYAEDSIVNQYLRFFGL
- a CDS encoding ATP-grasp domain-containing protein, coding for MKIAIHAGEGDFSKRWIDYCQEKKLVFEIVDCFDSDIIDTLRDFDILLWHWRWIHPESQLAARQIVASIDKMNIVNYPNLNTCWHYDDKLGQKYLLESISAPTIKTWVFYDKKKALKWINETEFPKVFKLRCGSASVNVSLVKNKKEAIKLCTKAFHNGFIPRGSYFSDTKTKIKTIKNRRMLFEKIKRIPQSLQHIAASNRVIPRQIGYVYFQEFLPGNDCDLRMTILGGKAFGVMRKTRENDFRASGSGVVIHDPAKVDLRCVKIAFETARKIGAQSLAFDFLWDRDGQPRIAEMSYCFPERGVKGCPGWWDENLGWHEGSLYPQDLILESMVDEYQRKITRT